The region CGAGGGTAGCTGCACGGTCGACCATCATGGCAGCCCCGAGCTCGCCGGCGTGGCCTGTACCGCGGACGGTCTCCAAGTGTGCGTGAACGGCGGGCTCCATCACATCGACTGCGCCGAGGTTGGAGCGGGATTCACCTGTCAGACCCTTGGCAGCACCGCCTTCTGCGGCTTGGCGGCGGAATGCGACCCAACGCCGAGCACCGTGGCCGACGCCACTTGCGACGGAGATTCCCTCACGTTCTGCAATGCCGGGCGCATCGACAAGCTCGACTGCAAACAGTTGGGCTTCACTGGGTGCAACGCCACCTGGGGCGTGTGCTCTCCCAGCCCCTGGTGATATCGGACGGCTGTCTTCTCGCTGTTCTCGAAGACCCTCACGTCGTTGCTGTCGTGCTCGAGCCCAGGGAGTGAGGGAGTGACAGCGCGAGCCCGCCATCCGATGGAAACGCGCACGGGGACGCTTGGCCCTGGTGATCTGGGGCGGCCGTGCTAATCGATGGCCGCCATGTACTTCGTCCTCGGTGCCATCGCGCTGATCTTCATCCTGTATCTCGCTCGACCGAAGCCGGACATCAGCGGGGAAGAGGCGAAGAAGCTCGTGAAAGCGGGCGCGCGCCTGATTGACGTGCGCACCGCGCAGGAGTTTTCCGGCGGGCATCTCTCCGGCGCGCGCAACATCCCGCTGCACGAGCTCGGCGGCCGCCTGGAAGAGCTCGGCGATCGCGCCGCCACGG is a window of Polyangiaceae bacterium DNA encoding:
- a CDS encoding rhodanese-like domain-containing protein encodes the protein MAAMYFVLGAIALIFILYLARPKPDISGEEAKKLVKAGARLIDVRTAQEFSGGHLSGARNIPLHELGGRLEELGDRAATVVLYCQSGMRSGRAKKMLMAAGYENVRDLGSLARW